One window of the Anaeromyxobacter dehalogenans 2CP-C genome contains the following:
- the xrtE gene encoding exosortase E/protease, VPEID-CTERM system gives MSAGAVAVTSRGSGLRAARLRAGLRWTVPAALLVAEYLGLSLLVDLPMAGPAMALVRPLRMLGPVLFGAAGAGWLIARGDARAAATAVPLPPLPAWRPWPVLALQACAYAVTAAVAVALLRPGGPPPSPRAMAGFIACAAVAGLLALRSAAPVRWLLAALARRWLAPLVALSVGLLAWRAAAAAEGLWGTLSAVTLHAAGALASAAGAAIRVDAARSVIRASGLRIEIAPVCSGVDGVGLVVLFQAVWIALARGRIRWERALLLLPLGAAAALAGNVLRVAVLTLLAAAGRPDLAFGGFHSKLGWAFFIAIALGSVAVAERSRWLARPAGAEGGTAAGVPPGAGAYAAPFVATLAAALVTSMLAGGALDRLYGLRVAAGAAVLLAVRRRLPAAVLAPALLPVAAGLAVGAAWIALAGGDATPVSEALARMGPAERAAWISARLAGSCLLVPVVEELAFRGFLLPWLVAPGFRDVPPRAWSWPAALGSSLAFGAVHSEWLLGAAAGLAFAGVRRWRGRLGDAVLAHAVANAALAAAVLGAGRWGLWGG, from the coding sequence ATGAGCGCGGGCGCCGTCGCCGTCACGTCCCGCGGCAGCGGCCTGCGCGCCGCGCGCCTGCGGGCGGGGCTGCGGTGGACGGTCCCGGCGGCGCTGCTGGTCGCGGAGTACCTCGGCCTGTCGCTGCTCGTGGACCTGCCCATGGCCGGGCCAGCGATGGCGCTGGTCCGGCCGCTGCGCATGCTGGGGCCGGTGCTGTTCGGCGCCGCCGGGGCCGGCTGGCTCATCGCGCGCGGCGACGCACGCGCCGCCGCGACGGCGGTCCCGCTCCCGCCGCTCCCCGCGTGGCGGCCCTGGCCGGTCCTCGCGCTCCAGGCCTGCGCCTACGCGGTCACCGCCGCCGTGGCGGTGGCGCTGCTGCGCCCCGGCGGGCCGCCGCCGTCCCCGCGCGCCATGGCGGGCTTCATCGCCTGCGCGGCGGTCGCGGGCCTGCTCGCGCTTCGTTCCGCCGCCCCGGTCCGGTGGCTCCTCGCCGCGCTCGCCCGCCGCTGGCTCGCGCCGCTGGTGGCGCTCTCGGTGGGGCTGCTCGCCTGGCGCGCGGCGGCGGCGGCCGAGGGGCTGTGGGGAACGCTCTCGGCGGTGACGCTGCACGCGGCGGGCGCGCTGGCGTCGGCGGCGGGCGCGGCGATCCGGGTGGACGCCGCCCGGAGCGTGATCCGGGCGAGCGGGCTGCGCATCGAGATCGCGCCGGTCTGCTCCGGCGTGGACGGCGTCGGGCTGGTGGTCCTGTTCCAGGCGGTCTGGATCGCGCTCGCGCGCGGCCGCATCCGCTGGGAGCGCGCGCTGCTCCTGCTGCCGCTCGGCGCCGCGGCCGCGCTGGCGGGCAACGTGCTGCGGGTCGCGGTGCTGACGCTGCTCGCGGCCGCGGGCCGCCCGGACCTCGCGTTCGGCGGCTTCCACTCCAAGCTCGGCTGGGCGTTCTTCATCGCCATCGCGCTCGGCAGCGTCGCCGTCGCCGAGCGCTCGCGGTGGCTGGCCCGCCCCGCCGGCGCGGAGGGCGGCACCGCCGCGGGCGTGCCGCCCGGCGCGGGCGCGTACGCGGCGCCGTTCGTCGCCACGCTGGCGGCGGCGCTCGTCACCTCGATGCTGGCCGGGGGCGCGCTCGATCGGCTCTACGGGCTCCGCGTCGCCGCGGGCGCCGCGGTCCTGCTGGCGGTCCGGCGCCGCCTGCCGGCGGCGGTCCTCGCCCCGGCGCTGCTCCCCGTCGCGGCGGGGCTGGCGGTGGGCGCCGCCTGGATCGCGCTGGCCGGCGGCGACGCGACGCCCGTCTCCGAGGCCCTGGCGCGGATGGGCCCGGCGGAGCGGGCCGCGTGGATCTCGGCGCGGCTCGCCGGCTCGTGCCTGCTCGTGCCGGTCGTGGAGGAGCTCGCGTTCCGCGGCTTCCTCCTGCCGTGGCTGGTGGCGCCGGGCTTCCGGGACGTGCCACCGCGCGCCTGGAGCTGGCCGGCCGCGCTCGGCTCGTCGCTGGCGTTCGGCGCCGTCCACTCCGAGTGGCTGCTCGGCGCCGCCGCCGGCCTGGCGTTCGCGGGCGTGCGCCGCTGGCGCGGCCGCCTCGGCGACGCGGTGCTGGCGCACGCGGTCGCGAACGCCGCCCTCGCGGCCGCGGTGCTGGGGGCCGGGCGCTGGGGGCTGTGGGGCGGGTGA
- a CDS encoding response regulator, translated as MTAAGPLVMVVEDEVPVRRFLGAALGAHGYRVVEAGSVAEAERLAPGHNPEVFLLDLGLPDGDGIDLARRLREWSRAPIIVLSARGREEDKVGALDAGADDYLTKPFGVNELLARVRVALRHAQASPEQSQVVEAGPLRVDLARREVTLAGAEIRLTPTEYRVLALLARNAGKVLTHRQILREVWGPNATEAHYVRVQVAELRKKLEAEPARPRLLVTEPGVGYRLRDRVG; from the coding sequence GTGACCGCGGCCGGCCCGCTGGTGATGGTGGTCGAGGACGAGGTGCCGGTGCGCCGCTTCCTGGGCGCCGCGCTCGGCGCGCACGGCTATCGCGTCGTCGAGGCGGGGAGCGTCGCCGAGGCCGAGCGGCTCGCCCCGGGCCACAACCCGGAGGTCTTCCTCCTCGACCTCGGCCTCCCGGACGGCGACGGGATCGACCTGGCGCGCCGGCTGCGCGAGTGGTCGCGCGCGCCCATCATCGTGCTGTCGGCCCGCGGCCGCGAGGAGGACAAGGTGGGCGCCTTGGACGCGGGCGCCGACGACTATCTCACCAAGCCCTTCGGCGTGAACGAGCTGCTCGCCAGGGTGCGGGTCGCGCTCCGGCACGCGCAGGCGTCCCCGGAGCAGTCCCAGGTGGTCGAGGCGGGACCGCTCCGCGTAGACCTCGCGCGGCGCGAGGTCACGCTCGCCGGCGCCGAGATCCGGCTCACGCCCACGGAGTACCGGGTGCTCGCGCTGCTCGCCCGCAACGCGGGCAAGGTCCTGACGCACCGTCAGATCCTGCGCGAGGTGTGGGGGCCGAACGCGACCGAGGCGCACTACGTGCGCGTGCAGGTGGCCGAGCTCCGGAAGAAGCTCGAGGCCGAGCCGGCGCGCCCGCGCCTGCTCGTGACCGAGCCGGGCGTGGGCTACCGCCTCCGCGACCGGGTCGGCTGA
- a CDS encoding sensor histidine kinase: MTSPDQRPDPDALLAHARAEEDRARRARFKVFFGFAPGVGKTYRMLQVARDLVAEGVEVVIGAVETHGRYDTAGLMLGLEVLPRRALPHHGRVVEEFDLDAALARRPRILLLDELAHANAPGSRHAKRWQDVVELLAAGIEVYTTLNVQHVESLNDVVAQITHVQVRETIPDSILDRADEVELVDVAPEELLERLREGKVYVPEQAALAREHFFKRGNLLALRELALRRMADRADVDVLAFREAHGVRRAWATAERVLVCVGHAPDSARIVRAGRRIAAGLRAPWFAAAVEATGQPPLPQEDRDRLEAHLRLAESLGAEVVRLSGVRVSDGILDFARRRNVSRIVLGKPRHPRWRDRLRGSLVDEVIRGSGDIEVHVLAGTDGDGPGRAAPARREGPTPLREHLRAVAIMGVTTALAAAARALLHVPDVEMLFLLGVMVVALTSGRRASVVAAVLAVTCYDFFFVPPSFTLGVTDARYLLTFAMMLGVGVVIGTLTLRLREQQQAAVARERRTSAVYALGKELAAAADAAGVGAACVGAVAEAFDCAAVFLVAKDRETLEPLAAVPAGEALTAGARAVAQWAHEHGRPAGRGTDTLPGEPVLCLPLRTSGDVLAILALRAPRERTLDGEQRELVESLGRHAAVALDRVRLADEARRSALRARTEELRSGLLSAVSHDLRTPLAAITGASTLLLDAAVADPAVRRELVATVVEEAERLERLVSDLLDMTRLDSGVVEPRREWVPLVEVVGAAMNRVERALGNRPVAIALRDDLPLLSIDPILIEQLLVNLLENATKYTPPGTEISVAAVREGGTLVIEVADRGPGIPAGEEERIFERFHRAARPGVRGVGLGLPIARAIAQAHGGRLTAASRPGGGSVFRLTLPVQSPPPAPPEPAPPRGGPA; the protein is encoded by the coding sequence GTGACGTCGCCGGACCAACGACCAGATCCGGACGCGCTGCTCGCGCACGCGCGCGCCGAGGAGGACCGGGCGCGGCGGGCCCGGTTCAAGGTGTTCTTCGGCTTCGCGCCGGGCGTCGGAAAGACCTACCGGATGCTGCAGGTGGCCCGCGACCTGGTGGCGGAGGGCGTCGAGGTCGTGATCGGCGCGGTCGAGACGCACGGCCGCTACGACACCGCCGGCCTCATGCTCGGCCTCGAGGTGCTTCCGCGCCGCGCCCTCCCGCATCACGGCCGCGTCGTGGAGGAGTTCGATCTGGACGCGGCGCTCGCCCGCCGGCCCCGGATCCTGCTGCTCGACGAGCTGGCCCACGCGAACGCGCCGGGCTCGCGCCACGCCAAGCGCTGGCAGGACGTCGTCGAGCTGCTCGCGGCGGGCATCGAGGTCTACACCACGCTGAACGTGCAGCACGTGGAGAGCCTGAACGACGTGGTCGCGCAGATCACGCACGTGCAGGTGCGCGAGACGATCCCGGACTCGATCCTGGACCGCGCGGACGAGGTCGAGCTCGTGGACGTGGCGCCCGAGGAGCTCCTGGAGCGGCTGCGCGAGGGCAAGGTCTACGTCCCCGAGCAGGCGGCGCTCGCGCGCGAGCACTTCTTCAAGCGCGGCAACCTGCTCGCGCTCCGGGAGCTGGCGCTGCGCCGCATGGCGGACCGGGCGGATGTGGACGTGCTCGCGTTCCGGGAGGCGCACGGCGTCCGGCGCGCCTGGGCCACCGCCGAGCGCGTCCTCGTCTGCGTCGGGCACGCGCCCGACTCGGCGCGGATCGTCCGGGCCGGGCGGCGGATCGCCGCCGGCCTCCGCGCCCCATGGTTCGCCGCGGCGGTCGAGGCGACCGGCCAGCCCCCGCTCCCGCAGGAGGACCGCGACCGCCTGGAGGCGCACCTGCGCCTCGCCGAGTCGCTCGGGGCCGAGGTGGTGCGCCTCTCCGGGGTCCGCGTGTCCGACGGGATCCTGGACTTCGCGCGGCGGAGGAACGTCAGCCGGATCGTGCTCGGCAAGCCGCGCCACCCGCGCTGGCGGGACCGCCTGCGCGGCTCCCTCGTCGATGAGGTCATCCGCGGCAGCGGCGACATCGAGGTGCACGTGCTCGCCGGCACCGACGGCGATGGGCCCGGACGCGCCGCCCCGGCGCGCCGCGAGGGCCCCACGCCGCTCCGCGAGCACCTGCGGGCGGTCGCCATCATGGGCGTCACCACCGCCCTGGCGGCAGCGGCGCGGGCGCTCCTCCACGTGCCGGACGTGGAGATGCTGTTCCTGCTCGGCGTGATGGTGGTCGCGCTCACCAGTGGCCGCCGCGCCTCGGTCGTCGCCGCGGTGCTCGCCGTCACCTGCTACGACTTCTTCTTCGTCCCGCCGTCGTTCACGCTCGGCGTCACCGACGCCCGCTACCTCCTCACCTTCGCGATGATGCTCGGCGTCGGGGTGGTGATCGGGACCCTCACCCTGCGGCTGCGCGAGCAGCAGCAGGCGGCGGTGGCGCGGGAGCGGCGCACCAGCGCCGTGTACGCGCTCGGCAAGGAGCTGGCCGCCGCGGCGGACGCCGCCGGCGTGGGCGCCGCCTGCGTAGGCGCGGTCGCGGAGGCGTTCGACTGCGCGGCGGTGTTCCTGGTCGCGAAGGACCGGGAGACCCTCGAGCCGCTCGCCGCGGTGCCCGCCGGCGAGGCGCTCACGGCCGGGGCGCGCGCGGTGGCCCAGTGGGCCCACGAGCACGGCCGGCCGGCCGGCCGCGGCACCGACACGCTCCCGGGCGAGCCCGTGCTGTGCCTGCCGCTCCGGACCTCCGGGGACGTGCTCGCGATCCTGGCCCTCCGCGCGCCGCGCGAGCGCACCCTCGACGGCGAGCAGCGCGAGCTCGTGGAGTCGCTGGGGCGCCACGCGGCGGTCGCGCTGGACCGCGTGCGCCTCGCCGACGAGGCGCGGCGGTCCGCGCTGCGGGCCCGGACCGAGGAGCTCCGGAGCGGCCTGCTCTCCGCCGTCTCGCACGACCTGCGCACACCGCTCGCGGCGATCACCGGCGCCTCGACGCTGCTCCTCGACGCCGCCGTCGCCGACCCGGCGGTCCGCCGGGAGCTCGTCGCCACCGTGGTCGAGGAGGCCGAGCGCCTCGAGCGGCTCGTCTCGGACCTCCTCGACATGACGCGGCTCGACTCCGGCGTGGTCGAGCCGAGGCGGGAATGGGTGCCGCTCGTCGAGGTGGTGGGCGCCGCCATGAACCGCGTCGAGCGTGCCCTGGGGAACCGCCCGGTCGCCATCGCCCTCCGGGACGACCTCCCGCTCCTCTCCATCGACCCGATCCTGATCGAGCAGCTGCTCGTCAACCTGCTCGAGAACGCCACGAAGTACACGCCCCCGGGGACCGAGATCTCCGTCGCGGCGGTGCGTGAGGGCGGGACGCTGGTGATCGAGGTCGCCGACCGGGGACCGGGCATCCCGGCCGGCGAGGAGGAGCGCATCTTCGAGCGGTTCCACCGCGCCGCCCGCCCCGGCGTCCGCGGCGTCGGCCTCGGCCTCCCCATCGCGCGCGCCATCGCGCAGGCGCACGGCGGCCGCCTGACCGCCGCGAGCCGGCCGGGCGGTGGATCGGTGTTCCGGCTCACCCTCCCCGTCCAGTCGCCGCCCCCGGCGCCGCCGGAGCCCGCGCCGCCGCGCGGAGGCCCGGCGTGA
- the kdpC gene encoding potassium-transporting ATPase subunit KdpC, with product MLRPALALLAAFTLLTGLAYPALLTAAAQLLFPFQANGSVLPRDAHPAGSALIGQPFQDPRYFWGRPSATAPIPYDGRASAASHLGPSSPALAEAVRGRVAALRVADPGNEAPVPVDLVTASASGLDPHLSPAGALYQVRRVAAARGLPATEVRALVERHVEPPLLGLFGAPRVNVLALDLALDALEAPGVDAGTTEAEEPEP from the coding sequence ATGCTCCGCCCCGCCCTCGCGCTGCTCGCCGCCTTCACGCTCCTCACCGGGCTCGCCTACCCCGCGCTCCTCACGGCGGCGGCGCAGCTCCTCTTCCCGTTCCAGGCGAACGGAAGCGTGCTGCCGCGCGACGCCCACCCAGCCGGCTCCGCCTTGATCGGGCAGCCGTTCCAGGACCCGCGGTACTTCTGGGGGCGCCCCTCGGCGACCGCGCCGATCCCGTACGACGGCCGCGCGTCGGCCGCGTCCCACCTCGGGCCGTCGAGCCCCGCGCTCGCGGAGGCGGTCCGCGGCCGCGTCGCCGCGCTCCGGGTGGCGGATCCCGGCAACGAGGCGCCGGTCCCGGTGGACCTGGTGACGGCCTCCGCGAGCGGGCTCGACCCCCACCTCTCGCCGGCCGGGGCGCTCTACCAGGTCCGGCGGGTGGCGGCGGCGCGCGGCCTGCCCGCGACGGAGGTGCGCGCCCTGGTCGAGCGCCACGTCGAGCCGCCACTGCTCGGGCTCTTCGGCGCGCCACGGGTGAACGTCCTCGCGCTCGATCTCGCGCTTGACGCGCTCGAGGCCCCGGGCGTTGATGCGGGGACGACCGAGGCGGAGGAGCCCGAGCCGTGA
- the kdpB gene encoding potassium-transporting ATPase subunit KdpB, which translates to MAALLEQRSPAPRPLATPAVLRAAALDAVRKLHPRRMLRNPVMFTVEVGSAFTLVLFAHALATGRGDAPPSFILAVSLGLWFTVLFANFAEAVAEGRGKAQADALRRARREVIAVRLAAPSREAAREEVPAPRLRTGDLVLVEAGATIPADGEVVEGMSSVDESAITGESAPVIRESGGDRSAVTGGTRILSDWIVVRVTAEPGSSFLDRMISMVEGARRQKTPSEIALDILLAGLTIVFLLATATLLPFSVHAVRASGQGAPVGLTVLVALLVCLIPTTIGGLLSAIGIAGMDRMIQANVIATSGRAVEAAGDVDVLLLDKTGTITLGNRQAAAFLPVRGVSERELAGAAQLASVADETPEGRSIVVLAKERHGLRAPHLEPGTSFQAFTAQTRMSGVDLGDRSLRKGAVDAVARFVASLGATLPAEVQAIADDVARRGATPLAVADGRRALGVIELKDVVKGGIRERFAELRRMGIRTVMVTGDNPLTAASIAAEAGVDEFLAEATPERKLAIIREWQARGHLVAMTGDGTNDAPALAQADVAVAMNTGTQAAKEAGNMVDLDSNPTKLIQIVEIGKQLLMTRGALTTFSLANDVAKYFAILPAAFALTYPGLRALDVMRLHSPESAILSAVVFNALVIVGLIPLALRGIAFRPAPAAVTLRRNVLLYGAGGLAVPFAGIKLIDLALAALHLV; encoded by the coding sequence ATGGCCGCCCTCCTCGAGCAGCGCTCCCCTGCACCCAGGCCGCTCGCCACGCCCGCCGTCCTGCGCGCCGCGGCGCTCGACGCGGTCCGGAAGCTTCACCCTCGGCGCATGCTCCGCAACCCGGTCATGTTCACGGTCGAGGTCGGCAGCGCCTTCACGCTCGTGCTCTTCGCGCACGCGCTCGCCACCGGGCGCGGCGACGCGCCGCCCTCGTTCATCCTGGCGGTGTCGCTGGGGCTCTGGTTCACGGTCCTGTTCGCGAACTTCGCCGAGGCGGTGGCCGAGGGGCGCGGCAAGGCACAGGCCGACGCGCTGCGACGGGCGCGTCGCGAGGTGATCGCGGTCCGGCTGGCGGCGCCGTCCCGGGAGGCCGCGCGCGAGGAGGTCCCGGCGCCACGCCTGCGCACGGGCGACCTGGTGCTCGTGGAGGCGGGGGCGACGATCCCCGCGGACGGCGAGGTGGTGGAGGGGATGTCCTCGGTGGACGAGAGCGCCATCACCGGCGAGAGCGCGCCGGTGATCCGCGAGAGCGGTGGCGACCGGAGCGCGGTGACCGGCGGGACGCGGATCCTGTCCGACTGGATCGTGGTCCGCGTCACGGCGGAGCCGGGGTCCTCGTTCTTGGACCGGATGATCTCGATGGTCGAGGGCGCCCGGCGCCAGAAGACGCCCAGCGAGATCGCGCTCGACATCCTGCTGGCCGGTCTCACCATCGTGTTCCTCCTCGCGACCGCGACGCTCCTGCCCTTCTCCGTCCACGCGGTCAGGGCGTCGGGGCAGGGCGCGCCGGTCGGGCTCACCGTCCTCGTCGCACTCCTGGTGTGCCTGATCCCGACCACCATCGGCGGGCTCCTCTCCGCCATCGGCATCGCCGGCATGGACCGGATGATCCAGGCGAACGTGATCGCCACCTCCGGGCGCGCCGTCGAGGCGGCCGGCGACGTGGACGTGCTGCTGCTCGACAAGACCGGCACCATCACGCTGGGGAATCGCCAGGCGGCCGCGTTCCTGCCCGTCCGCGGCGTCTCCGAGCGCGAGCTCGCCGGGGCGGCGCAGCTCGCCTCCGTCGCCGACGAGACGCCCGAGGGGCGCAGCATCGTGGTGCTCGCGAAGGAGCGGCACGGGCTGCGCGCGCCCCACCTCGAGCCGGGGACCAGCTTCCAGGCGTTCACCGCGCAGACGCGGATGAGCGGCGTGGACCTGGGCGACCGCTCGCTGCGAAAGGGCGCGGTGGACGCGGTGGCCCGGTTCGTGGCGAGCCTGGGCGCGACGCTGCCGGCCGAGGTGCAGGCCATCGCCGACGACGTGGCGCGCCGCGGCGCCACGCCGCTCGCCGTCGCGGACGGGAGGCGCGCGCTGGGCGTGATCGAGCTGAAGGACGTGGTCAAGGGCGGGATCCGGGAGCGGTTCGCGGAGCTGCGGCGGATGGGCATCCGCACCGTGATGGTGACCGGCGACAACCCGCTCACCGCCGCGTCGATCGCGGCGGAGGCGGGCGTGGACGAGTTCCTCGCCGAGGCCACCCCGGAACGGAAGCTCGCGATCATCCGGGAGTGGCAGGCGAGGGGTCACCTCGTGGCCATGACGGGCGACGGCACCAACGACGCCCCCGCGCTGGCGCAGGCCGACGTGGCGGTGGCCATGAACACCGGCACGCAGGCCGCGAAGGAGGCCGGCAACATGGTGGACCTCGACTCGAACCCGACCAAGCTCATCCAGATCGTGGAGATCGGCAAGCAGCTGCTCATGACCCGCGGCGCGCTCACCACCTTCAGCCTCGCGAACGACGTGGCCAAGTACTTCGCCATCCTGCCGGCCGCCTTCGCGCTCACCTACCCCGGGCTTCGAGCGCTGGACGTGATGCGCCTCCACTCGCCCGAGAGCGCGATCCTCTCGGCGGTCGTCTTCAACGCGCTCGTCATCGTCGGGCTCATCCCGCTCGCGCTGCGAGGCATCGCGTTCCGGCCCGCCCCGGCGGCGGTGACGCTTCGCCGCAACGTGCTGCTGTACGGGGCCGGCGGGCTCGCGGTCCCGTTCGCCGGGATCAAGCTGATCGACCTCGCCCTCGCCGCGCTCCACCTGGTCTGA
- the kdpA gene encoding potassium-transporting ATPase subunit KdpA, with amino-acid sequence MTAAALAEIAAFFGLLTAAAVPLGAYAARVLSTAPPHGRGPVARLERGLYRLAGVDPAEQMGWRRYAAAALTFNAAGLLAVFALERLQAALPGNPAGLPAVSPLVAWNTAVSFATNTNWQAYGGESTMSHLTQMGALTVQNFLSAATGISVLAALVRALAGPAGSGLGSFWVDLTRVTLRLLLPLAAALALLLAWQGVPQTSSAAARWPTLSATAASPGAEQVVALGPVASQVAVKQLGTNGGGYFNANSAHPYENPTPLSNLLEALSILLVPAALCFAFGALVKDRRQGWTVYSAMLAILVPLTVATVSAEQRGNPALAALGVDASPSALQPGGNMEGKEARLGPVDSAIWAAATTAASNGSVNAAHDSFTALGGLWPLWLMQLGEVVFGGVGSGLYGMLLFAILAVFLAGLMVGRTPEYLGKKVEAYEVKMASLAILAPSATVLLGTAAACLLPAGYGAVGNPGPHGFTELLYALSSTANNNGSAFGGLAASTPFWTLLTGVAMLVGRYWVMLPVLAIAGAFARKRPVPAGPGTLPTHGPLFAGLLVATVLLVGALTFLPALALGPVIEHLQAVPR; translated from the coding sequence GTGACCGCCGCCGCCCTCGCGGAGATCGCCGCGTTCTTCGGCCTGCTCACGGCCGCCGCCGTTCCCCTCGGTGCCTACGCCGCGCGGGTACTCTCCACGGCCCCGCCGCACGGCCGCGGTCCGGTCGCCCGCCTCGAGCGCGGCCTCTACCGCCTCGCCGGCGTGGATCCCGCCGAGCAGATGGGCTGGCGCCGGTACGCCGCCGCCGCGCTGACCTTCAACGCCGCGGGACTGCTCGCCGTCTTCGCGCTGGAGCGGCTGCAGGCGGCGCTCCCCGGGAACCCCGCCGGCCTCCCGGCGGTGTCGCCCCTCGTGGCATGGAACACGGCAGTCAGCTTCGCCACCAACACCAACTGGCAGGCCTACGGCGGCGAGTCGACCATGAGCCACCTGACGCAGATGGGGGCGCTGACGGTGCAGAACTTCCTCTCGGCCGCGACCGGCATCTCGGTGCTGGCCGCGCTCGTGCGCGCCCTGGCCGGGCCGGCGGGCAGCGGCCTCGGGAGCTTCTGGGTGGACCTCACGCGGGTGACGCTCCGGCTGCTCCTGCCGCTGGCCGCGGCCCTGGCGCTGCTGCTCGCCTGGCAGGGCGTGCCGCAGACGTCCTCCGCCGCCGCGCGCTGGCCGACGCTGTCGGCGACGGCCGCGAGCCCGGGCGCGGAGCAGGTGGTCGCCCTCGGCCCGGTGGCGTCGCAGGTGGCCGTCAAGCAGCTCGGGACGAACGGCGGCGGCTACTTCAACGCGAACTCGGCGCACCCGTACGAGAACCCCACCCCGCTCTCCAACCTGCTCGAGGCGCTCTCGATCCTCCTCGTCCCCGCCGCGCTCTGCTTCGCGTTCGGGGCGCTGGTGAAGGACCGGCGGCAGGGGTGGACCGTGTACTCCGCCATGCTCGCCATCCTCGTCCCCCTCACCGTCGCCACGGTCTCCGCGGAGCAGCGCGGAAACCCGGCGCTGGCGGCCCTCGGCGTCGATGCGTCCCCCTCCGCGCTCCAGCCGGGCGGCAACATGGAGGGCAAGGAGGCGCGGCTCGGGCCGGTGGACTCCGCGATCTGGGCGGCGGCCACCACCGCGGCCTCCAACGGCTCCGTCAACGCGGCGCACGACAGCTTCACGGCGCTCGGCGGCCTCTGGCCGCTCTGGCTGATGCAGCTCGGCGAGGTGGTGTTCGGCGGGGTCGGATCGGGCCTGTACGGGATGCTGCTCTTCGCGATCCTGGCGGTCTTTCTCGCGGGCCTCATGGTGGGCCGCACGCCGGAGTACCTGGGCAAGAAGGTCGAGGCGTACGAGGTGAAGATGGCGAGCCTCGCCATCCTCGCGCCCTCGGCGACGGTGCTCCTCGGGACCGCCGCCGCGTGCCTGCTGCCCGCCGGGTATGGCGCCGTCGGGAACCCCGGGCCCCACGGCTTCACCGAGCTGCTGTACGCGCTCTCCTCGACCGCGAACAACAACGGCTCCGCGTTCGGCGGCCTCGCCGCGAGCACGCCGTTCTGGACCCTGCTCACCGGCGTCGCGATGCTGGTCGGACGCTACTGGGTCATGCTGCCGGTCCTCGCGATCGCGGGGGCGTTCGCGCGCAAGCGGCCGGTCCCCGCCGGACCGGGGACGCTCCCGACCCATGGACCGCTGTTCGCCGGGCTGCTCGTCGCCACCGTGCTCCTGGTGGGGGCGCTCACGTTCCTCCCCGCCCTCGCCCTGGGCCCGGTGATCGAGCACCTCCAGGCCGTGCCGAGGTAA
- the kdpF gene encoding K(+)-transporting ATPase subunit F gives MTALTLVAGALVVGLLGYLGFALLFPEKLS, from the coding sequence ATGACCGCGCTCACGCTCGTCGCCGGCGCCCTCGTGGTCGGCCTCCTCGGCTACCTCGGGTTTGCCCTGCTCTTCCCGGAGAAGCTGTCGTGA
- a CDS encoding glycosyltransferase: MEWLSLVLLVGAAVGIAAVATQHLVLWRHVRQAPRVPLGTPGVSILKPLCGLEDGLAASLAAFAVLDWPDYEVVLGVRSEADAAWPVARWAARRWPGRFSVAVQRGEPGLNPKVNQLITLAAAARHEVLVVSDSNVRVERGYVREIVALLEDQTVGLVTHPIAGAGGETLGGLMDDLHLAGSITPGVLAAKRLAGRDIVVGKSMALRRADLRALGGFAAVKDVLAEDYVLGRMVGTVLRKRVAVAVRPIRNVGGRRSVGEFAARYRRWAVLQRQAVGRGVYAAQVLLNPVLLAALGAAVAPSSGTLAALGVAVAAKTGLDGAAARALRPGGFTLAQLAVVPLKDLVFGAAWLHGLLRRDVVWRGTRLRVGPGTRIDSADARAVPPPAVAGGAAIEERPPLADAVS, from the coding sequence ATGGAGTGGCTCTCGCTCGTCCTCCTGGTCGGCGCCGCGGTGGGGATCGCGGCGGTCGCGACGCAGCACCTCGTGCTGTGGCGGCACGTGCGGCAGGCTCCGCGCGTGCCGCTCGGCACCCCGGGGGTCTCGATCCTCAAGCCGCTGTGCGGGCTCGAGGACGGGCTCGCCGCGAGCCTGGCCGCGTTCGCGGTCCTCGACTGGCCCGACTACGAGGTGGTGCTCGGCGTGCGCAGCGAGGCCGACGCGGCCTGGCCGGTCGCCCGCTGGGCCGCGCGCCGCTGGCCGGGGCGCTTCTCGGTGGCGGTGCAGCGCGGCGAGCCCGGGCTGAACCCGAAGGTGAACCAGCTGATCACGCTGGCCGCGGCGGCCCGCCACGAGGTGCTGGTGGTGTCGGACTCGAACGTGCGCGTCGAGCGCGGGTACGTCCGCGAGATCGTGGCGCTGCTCGAGGACCAGACCGTGGGCCTGGTGACGCACCCGATCGCCGGCGCCGGCGGGGAGACGCTCGGCGGGCTCATGGACGACCTGCACCTCGCCGGATCCATCACGCCGGGCGTCCTCGCGGCGAAGCGGCTGGCGGGGCGCGACATCGTGGTGGGGAAGTCGATGGCGCTCCGGCGCGCCGACCTGCGCGCCCTGGGCGGCTTCGCGGCGGTGAAGGACGTGCTCGCCGAGGACTACGTGCTCGGGCGCATGGTCGGCACGGTGCTGCGCAAGCGGGTCGCGGTGGCGGTGCGCCCGATCCGCAACGTGGGCGGCCGGCGCAGCGTCGGCGAGTTCGCGGCGCGCTACCGGCGGTGGGCCGTGCTCCAGCGCCAGGCGGTGGGCCGGGGCGTCTACGCGGCGCAGGTGCTCCTCAACCCGGTGCTCCTCGCCGCGCTCGGCGCCGCGGTGGCGCCGTCCTCCGGGACGCTGGCCGCGCTCGGCGTGGCCGTCGCGGCCAAGACCGGGCTCGACGGCGCGGCCGCGCGCGCGCTCCGGCCCGGCGGGTTCACGCTCGCGCAGCTCGCGGTGGTGCCGCTGAAGGACCTCGTGTTCGGGGCGGCCTGGCTGCACGGCCTGCTGCGCCGGGACGTGGTGTGGCGCGGCACCCGGCTCCGCGTCGGGCCCGGGACGCGCATCGACTCCGCGGACGCGCGCGCCGTGCCGCCGCCCGCCGTCGCGGGGGGCGCCGCGATCGAAGAGCGCCCACCGCTCGCCGACGCCGTCTCCTGA